A genomic segment from Syntrophotalea acetylenivorans encodes:
- a CDS encoding putative quinol monooxygenase, with protein MPVQDVIVVASFKAKEGKEQAALAELSALLDPTRQEVGCIQYDLHRSTDDPGVLVFYEVWKSRQDLEQHLAMPYLQALLGKVDELFAEAPQINLLEKLD; from the coding sequence ATGCCTGTCCAAGATGTGATTGTAGTGGCCAGTTTCAAAGCCAAAGAAGGCAAGGAGCAAGCCGCCCTTGCCGAGTTGAGTGCGCTTCTGGATCCCACCCGACAAGAAGTCGGATGTATTCAATACGACCTGCATCGTTCCACGGACGATCCAGGCGTTTTGGTTTTTTATGAGGTCTGGAAAAGTCGCCAGGATCTGGAGCAGCATCTGGCAATGCCTTACCTGCAGGCTCTTTTGGGAAAAGTGGATGAATTGTTTGCCGAGGCACCTCAAA